Proteins from one Planctomyces sp. SH-PL62 genomic window:
- a CDS encoding N-acetylglucosamine-6-phosphate deacetylase has protein sequence MIVRARDWDASRWIEIEIRDGMLERIDECDRPRDGGEDEVFVAPAFWDIQTNGRWGHSFSSPDVTVDQVVSIIRAQRGLGAARICPTLITAPVDDTLHGLRTVAEACDSHPDVDRMVVGVHLEGPFLSDQNGYKGTHPADAMRDPDWSLFERFQEASGGRVILMTLAPERPGSAEFIRKAVASGVTVSVGHTAVDRDSLSEAVEAGATLSTHLGNGIAAELPRHPNPIWLQAAEDRLYASLIADGHHLDREVLRVLARAKGWHRLILVSDAGWLAGLPAGNYGAWDVDPSGKIVLAGTPYLAGSTQGLETGLRILDEVEPSFPRPLLDTVTVNPARLLNQPAPRLAVGEPADLTLLRRPAPGRLMLEKTCVGGEWFERSV, from the coding sequence AATGCGACCGACCTCGGGACGGCGGGGAGGACGAGGTTTTCGTCGCCCCGGCGTTCTGGGACATCCAGACCAACGGGCGCTGGGGACATTCGTTCTCCAGCCCAGACGTCACAGTCGATCAGGTCGTCTCCATCATCCGCGCCCAGCGCGGCCTGGGGGCGGCCCGGATCTGCCCGACGCTCATCACGGCTCCCGTCGACGACACGCTGCACGGCCTGCGCACGGTGGCCGAGGCCTGCGACTCCCATCCCGACGTGGACCGCATGGTCGTCGGCGTCCACCTGGAGGGGCCGTTCCTCTCCGACCAGAACGGATACAAGGGGACGCATCCGGCCGACGCCATGCGCGACCCGGACTGGAGCCTCTTCGAGAGGTTCCAGGAGGCTTCCGGCGGGCGCGTCATCCTGATGACGCTCGCTCCCGAGCGTCCGGGGTCGGCCGAGTTCATCCGCAAGGCGGTCGCCTCCGGTGTGACCGTTTCGGTGGGCCACACGGCCGTCGACCGCGATTCGCTCAGCGAGGCGGTCGAGGCGGGGGCCACGCTGAGCACTCACCTGGGGAACGGCATCGCCGCCGAGCTTCCCCGCCATCCCAACCCGATCTGGTTGCAGGCGGCCGAGGATCGGCTCTACGCGTCATTGATCGCCGACGGCCATCATCTGGATCGGGAAGTCCTCCGGGTGCTGGCGCGGGCGAAGGGTTGGCATCGGCTGATCCTCGTCAGCGACGCCGGCTGGCTCGCCGGGCTCCCCGCCGGGAATTACGGGGCCTGGGACGTCGATCCCTCGGGCAAGATCGTGCTCGCCGGGACCCCCTACCTCGCCGGCTCGACCCAGGGCCTGGAGACCGGCCTTCGCATCCTCGACGAGGTCGAGCCGAGCTTCCCCCGGCCGCTGCTCGACACCGTCACCGTCAATCCCGCACGTTTGTTGAATCAGCCCGCGCCGCGTCTCGCCGTCGGCGAGCCGGCCGACCTGACGCTGCTTCGAAGACCGGCTCCGGGCCGACTGATGCTGGAAAAGACGTGCGTCGGCGGCGAGTGGTTCGAGCGGTCGGTCTGA
- a CDS encoding Gfo/Idh/MocA family protein translates to MQNKPLVNRRTFLETAGAATGAAVAAGTFAHPAIGAVKGANERINVAILGPGGRAQEHIRILGNLKEETKLVDIIGLCDVWDGNDDAKRGLYYSAKRCGLDAEGKDKDRITKDYRKLLENKDIDVVLIATPDHWHAKMSQDAMEAGKDVFCEKPMTHTIEEARKLVETVNRTKQVFTVGVQSTADPRWREANKLITEGKIGHVMQGQTSYYRNSNVGQWRYYKLTKDMTPKTVDWKMFLGTDFGLAPDQPFDRARYAQWRCYWDFGGGMYTDLFVHQLTHLILAMGVRLPRRVVGAGGLYLEYDGRDVPDVATVVADYDEGCQVLISATMCNDVQLPELIRGHTATVRFDPSPKGGYSVVQQKLEGRPAPPGTNQGEGGDKFTPEQPREDTRALWEHFLECTRSRNPETLCPVELGYAAIATVNLGVRSHREGKAYYIDKETGNVVDADSAWAVRWEERSKLRGKPNQIQGWKAGDTGSLLESPEYQKLGGAWIDGQDPAENA, encoded by the coding sequence ATGCAGAACAAACCGCTGGTGAACCGTCGGACCTTCCTGGAGACGGCCGGCGCGGCGACCGGTGCGGCGGTGGCCGCCGGGACCTTCGCCCACCCCGCCATCGGTGCCGTCAAGGGCGCCAACGAGCGGATCAACGTCGCGATCCTCGGCCCCGGCGGCCGCGCCCAGGAGCACATCCGCATCCTGGGGAATCTGAAGGAAGAGACCAAGCTGGTCGACATCATCGGCCTCTGCGACGTCTGGGACGGCAACGACGACGCCAAGCGCGGCCTCTACTACTCGGCCAAGCGGTGCGGGCTCGACGCCGAGGGCAAGGACAAGGACCGGATCACCAAGGATTACCGGAAGCTCCTTGAAAACAAGGACATCGACGTCGTCCTCATCGCCACGCCGGACCACTGGCACGCGAAGATGAGCCAGGACGCGATGGAGGCGGGCAAGGACGTCTTCTGCGAAAAGCCGATGACCCACACCATCGAGGAGGCCCGCAAGCTCGTCGAGACGGTCAATCGGACGAAGCAGGTCTTCACCGTCGGCGTCCAGTCGACCGCCGACCCCCGCTGGCGCGAGGCCAACAAGCTCATCACCGAGGGCAAGATCGGCCACGTGATGCAGGGCCAGACCTCGTACTACCGCAACAGCAACGTCGGCCAGTGGCGGTACTACAAGCTCACCAAGGACATGACCCCCAAGACGGTCGACTGGAAGATGTTCCTGGGGACCGACTTCGGTCTCGCCCCGGACCAGCCCTTCGATCGCGCCCGGTACGCCCAGTGGCGTTGCTACTGGGACTTCGGCGGCGGCATGTACACCGACCTGTTCGTCCACCAGCTCACCCACCTGATCCTGGCGATGGGCGTCCGCCTGCCGCGTCGGGTCGTCGGCGCCGGCGGCCTCTACCTCGAGTACGACGGCCGCGACGTGCCGGACGTCGCCACTGTGGTCGCCGACTATGACGAGGGCTGCCAGGTCCTCATCTCGGCCACCATGTGCAACGACGTGCAGCTCCCCGAGCTGATCCGCGGCCACACCGCGACCGTCCGGTTCGACCCCTCGCCGAAGGGCGGCTACTCGGTCGTCCAGCAGAAGCTGGAAGGCCGCCCGGCCCCTCCGGGCACCAACCAGGGCGAGGGCGGCGACAAGTTCACCCCCGAGCAGCCCCGCGAAGACACCCGCGCCCTTTGGGAGCACTTCCTCGAGTGCACCCGGTCGCGCAACCCCGAGACCCTCTGCCCGGTCGAACTCGGCTACGCCGCGATCGCCACGGTCAACCTCGGCGTCCGCTCGCACCGCGAGGGCAAGGCCTACTACATCGACAAGGAGACCGGCAACGTCGTCGACGCCGACTCCGCCTGGGCCGTCCGCTGGGAAGAGCGCAGCAAGCTCCGCGGCAAGCCCAACCAGATCCAGGGCTGGAAGGCCGGCGACACCGGCTCGCTCCTCGAATCCCCCGAGTACCAGAAGCTCGGCGGCGCGTGGATCGACGGGCAGGACCCGGCCGAGAACGCCTGA
- a CDS encoding SRPBCC family protein codes for MQRFIMESRIAAPPDAVFAFFERPDAFQLLVPPDEPVEVVEAPRSLEVGARAVIRMRVGPFPVEWVAEHIEYIPGRLFVDRQVKGPFAAWVHRHEFLDDGEGGTLLRDVVAYQPPLGLLGGLVAGPIIESKLRRLFEYRHEVVKKAFEQTEGDAAEPA; via the coding sequence ATGCAGCGTTTCATCATGGAATCCCGGATCGCGGCTCCTCCGGACGCCGTCTTCGCGTTCTTCGAGCGGCCCGACGCCTTCCAACTGCTGGTCCCTCCCGACGAGCCTGTCGAGGTCGTCGAGGCCCCGCGCTCGCTGGAAGTCGGCGCCCGCGCCGTGATCCGGATGCGGGTCGGGCCGTTTCCGGTCGAATGGGTGGCCGAGCACATCGAATACATTCCCGGCCGACTCTTCGTCGACCGCCAGGTGAAGGGCCCGTTCGCGGCCTGGGTTCATCGCCATGAGTTCCTCGACGACGGCGAGGGAGGGACTCTGCTCCGGGACGTGGTGGCGTATCAGCCCCCTCTCGGATTGCTGGGCGGGCTCGTGGCAGGGCCGATCATCGAATCCAAGCTCCGACGCCTTTTCGAGTATCGCCACGAGGTGGTGAAAAAGGCCTTCGAGCAGACCGAGGGGGACGCCGCCGAACCGGCCTGA
- a CDS encoding zinc-ribbon domain-containing protein, which yields MPRTITCEQCKAVLNLPEQVPTGKRLKCPKCQHRFTVTQKDANSASTRPGEADAANTSTYEMPNGLPSLDDLPSPRAEGDLRETFDLPLLAGEAEKSIGGGSAAIGDAAALFKEEPRRKKKPVGAEARSQARRCIRCHGSVPQGMSICPTCGTDQDSGMHVGLDDDLFPPPPPPPSGIPLLIAIPGMFCGLAGVLLTILSLVQSVRVEAGVYQYGWLMLAVVAGYGVYGAAQFLRGKSLKVLLLALTLGAIVDVIAMIGLPIFEANFAEQSDLVTRSTTPVEDVSARELADSEYKPLVDRLDQDRITLGVTFIIIYALFAVYLNSPPVRRYFTRRQFFP from the coding sequence ATGCCGCGCACCATCACATGCGAGCAATGCAAAGCCGTTCTCAACCTGCCTGAGCAGGTGCCGACGGGCAAGCGCCTCAAATGCCCCAAGTGCCAGCACCGATTCACGGTGACCCAGAAGGACGCCAATTCGGCCTCGACCCGTCCCGGCGAGGCCGACGCGGCGAACACCTCCACTTACGAGATGCCCAACGGCCTCCCCTCGCTCGACGACCTCCCCTCGCCTCGGGCGGAGGGGGACCTTCGTGAGACCTTCGACCTGCCGCTCCTGGCCGGCGAGGCCGAGAAGAGCATCGGCGGGGGCTCGGCGGCGATCGGCGACGCCGCCGCCCTGTTCAAGGAGGAGCCTCGGCGGAAAAAGAAGCCGGTCGGGGCCGAGGCCCGGTCGCAGGCCCGGCGTTGCATCCGATGCCACGGCTCGGTGCCCCAGGGCATGTCGATCTGCCCGACGTGCGGGACCGACCAGGATTCCGGGATGCACGTCGGACTCGACGACGACCTCTTCCCGCCGCCCCCCCCGCCCCCCTCGGGCATCCCGCTGCTCATCGCGATTCCGGGGATGTTTTGCGGACTCGCGGGGGTCCTCCTGACGATCCTCTCGCTGGTCCAATCGGTGCGCGTCGAGGCCGGGGTCTACCAGTACGGCTGGCTGATGTTGGCGGTCGTGGCGGGTTACGGGGTCTACGGCGCGGCCCAGTTCCTTCGGGGGAAATCCCTGAAGGTGCTCCTGCTCGCGCTGACGCTGGGCGCCATCGTCGACGTCATCGCGATGATCGGACTGCCCATCTTCGAGGCCAACTTTGCGGAGCAGAGCGATCTGGTGACGCGATCGACGACGCCCGTCGAGGACGTGTCCGCGCGGGAGTTGGCGGACTCCGAGTACAAGCCCCTCGTCGATCGGCTGGATCAGGACCGGATCACCCTCGGGGTGACCTTCATCATCATCTACGCCCTGTTCGCGGTCTACTTGAACTCGCCGCCGGTGCGTCGCTACTTCACTCGCAGGCAATTCTTCCCGTAG
- the eis gene encoding enhanced intracellular survival protein Eis — MKASTPETRLPFRRGSVEYCLGTEADHEAVYQTLLHVFHGPDREAFLGALSDPAYRPEQRLLVKVDGRIACHAHLTERQIRYGEVTLPMNGVVWVGTLPEYRGLGFAQNLMRLADERTRATGAVVQALTTRMPRFYKPLGWGVCGRSTFGQTLSRNLPQATDGVVEAKGGGWHVRPWRQVELGDLMVLYDMQYRTATGTTIRSEEYWRWLIGRRYAHVIWVACQGDAVRGYAFVKDHRILEIASDPAYPQALRALLGRVRAEALERAYPEVMINAPVDHPALDACRAASGKVFDQDAIDGSVSMYHVPDVGRFLRAILPELSRRAHDAGVASPVELGLTVDDHRWLIHANGKDSRVEPDKLSRRHLSLTSATFTRLAMGHVGVDEAAEEDGFIASTATALDAARILFPVQPIWRSPLDSATA; from the coding sequence ATGAAAGCCTCCACACCGGAGACTCGGCTCCCGTTTCGTCGAGGATCGGTGGAGTATTGCCTGGGGACCGAAGCCGATCATGAGGCGGTCTACCAGACTCTGCTCCACGTCTTCCACGGACCGGATCGCGAGGCCTTCCTCGGGGCCTTGAGCGACCCCGCGTACCGGCCCGAGCAGCGCCTGCTCGTCAAGGTCGACGGCCGGATCGCCTGCCACGCCCACCTCACCGAACGCCAGATCCGCTATGGCGAGGTGACGCTGCCGATGAACGGCGTCGTCTGGGTCGGCACCCTGCCCGAATACCGGGGCCTCGGATTCGCCCAGAATCTGATGCGCCTCGCCGACGAACGGACCCGGGCGACCGGGGCGGTGGTCCAGGCCCTGACGACCCGGATGCCTCGGTTCTACAAGCCGCTGGGTTGGGGGGTCTGCGGCCGAAGCACCTTCGGCCAGACGCTGAGTCGAAATCTCCCCCAGGCGACCGACGGCGTCGTCGAGGCGAAGGGGGGAGGCTGGCACGTCCGTCCCTGGCGGCAAGTCGAACTGGGCGACCTCATGGTCCTCTACGACATGCAATACCGGACGGCCACCGGGACGACGATCCGCTCCGAGGAATACTGGCGATGGCTCATCGGCCGTCGCTACGCCCACGTCATCTGGGTGGCGTGCCAGGGCGATGCCGTGCGCGGCTACGCGTTCGTGAAGGACCATCGCATCCTCGAGATCGCGTCCGACCCGGCGTATCCCCAGGCCCTCCGCGCGCTCCTCGGACGGGTCCGGGCCGAGGCCCTCGAACGGGCCTATCCCGAAGTCATGATCAATGCGCCCGTCGATCACCCCGCGCTCGACGCCTGTCGAGCGGCCTCGGGGAAGGTCTTCGATCAGGACGCGATTGACGGCTCCGTCTCCATGTACCACGTCCCGGACGTCGGACGGTTCCTACGCGCCATCCTGCCTGAATTGAGCCGTCGCGCCCACGACGCCGGTGTCGCCTCGCCGGTCGAGCTCGGCCTGACGGTCGACGACCATCGCTGGCTGATCCACGCCAACGGCAAGGACTCGCGGGTCGAGCCCGACAAACTCAGCCGCCGCCATCTCTCGCTCACCTCGGCGACGTTCACGCGGCTCGCCATGGGCCACGTCGGAGTCGACGAGGCGGCCGAGGAAGACGGCTTCATCGCCTCCACGGCGACCGCCCTGGACGCCGCCCGGATCCTTTTCCCGGTCCAGCCGATCTGGCGCAGCCCGCTCGACTCGGCCACCGCCTGA
- a CDS encoding glycosyltransferase family 2 protein — protein sequence MKLLTAIPVHNEEKYLEEVLRQVLQYAGDVLVVDDGSTDRTPELLGRFPSVQVVRHPTNLGYGAGLKTAFARALEGDYDGLVTLDCDGQHEPAMIPAIGARLAEADMVSGSRYLQVFDPDQRPPEERRRINVEVTRWLNECLGLHLTDAFCGFKAYNRRALESFEVTDLGYAMPLQIWVQAVQHGLKIVEAAVPLIYLDESRAFGGSLDDSTYRLNHYRQVFADALKRAGLEVGGGCGG from the coding sequence ATGAAACTCCTCACCGCGATCCCCGTCCACAACGAGGAGAAGTACCTGGAAGAGGTGCTTCGCCAGGTCCTTCAATACGCCGGCGACGTGCTGGTGGTGGACGACGGCTCGACCGACCGGACCCCGGAGTTGCTCGGCCGCTTCCCGTCCGTCCAGGTCGTCCGCCATCCGACCAACCTCGGCTACGGCGCGGGGCTCAAGACGGCCTTCGCCCGGGCGCTTGAAGGGGACTACGACGGCCTTGTGACGCTCGACTGCGACGGCCAGCACGAGCCCGCGATGATCCCCGCGATCGGCGCCCGGCTGGCCGAGGCCGACATGGTCTCCGGCAGCCGCTATCTCCAGGTTTTCGATCCCGACCAGCGCCCCCCGGAGGAGCGGCGGCGGATCAACGTCGAGGTCACCCGCTGGCTCAACGAGTGCCTGGGCCTCCACCTGACCGACGCCTTCTGCGGCTTCAAGGCCTACAACCGCCGCGCCCTGGAGAGCTTCGAGGTCACCGACCTGGGCTACGCCATGCCGCTCCAGATCTGGGTCCAGGCGGTCCAGCACGGGCTGAAGATCGTCGAGGCCGCGGTCCCCCTGATCTACCTCGACGAATCGCGGGCGTTCGGCGGCTCGCTCGACGACTCGACCTATCGGCTGAACCACTATCGCCAGGTCTTCGCCGACGCCCTGAAGCGCGCGGGCCTGGAAGTGGGCGGAGGCTGTGGAGGATGA